One Thermomonas paludicola genomic window, GATCCACGCGCTTGTTGGCGCTCTGCGTCGCCTTGTCCGACAGTTTCTCGCGGCCGATGCGCAGCACCTCCAGCATCTTCACCGCATCGATGTCGTAGGCCATGGTGACGTGGTGCAGGACCGCCTTGCCACGGCGCATCTGCGCGGCGCCTGCGATCTTGCCTGCGCGCGACGCGATGTCGTTCAGCGGCTGATACCAGGCCTCGATCCCCAGGGTGCGCAGCGCGTCCAGCACCCAGGCATCCATGAAGGCGTACGACTGTTCAAACGACATGCCCGCCACCAACGCTTCCGGCGCGGACAGCGAATAGGTGATCGTATTGCCCGGCTCGATGAACATCGCGCCCCCGCCGGTGATACGCCGCACCACCTCGATGCCGTGCTGTTGCGCACCGGCGGCATCCACCTCGTTGCGCAGGGACTGGAAGCGCCCGATCACCACCGCAGGCGCACCCCATTCCCACACCCGCAAGGTCGGTGCACGGCGACCCGCCGCCACTTCATCGGTGATGACTTCATCCAGCGCCATGTGCAGCGCGGGCGACTGTGGGCCGGCGTGGATCAGCCGCCAGTCGAACTCGGTCCAGCGTCCGCTCATGCACCCTCCTCGCTGTCGATGGCGCGGCGCACCGCCGTCGCGACCGCCCCTGCACTGACCCCATGCATCTGCGTGTCCGGCGGCAAGCCCGCCTGCACTGCCTGCGCCAACATCGCGGCATCGGCATCCGCCCGCAGGCCCGTCAGTGCCGCATTGATCGCATCCAGCGCGCTGTCCGGTTCCAGGAAGAAATCGCCACTGACGGCCACATGCGCCAGCCGGCCGTCCACGATGACCACGTCGGCCACCGCCAGCTTGCCGCCCGGCATCTTGAATTCACCGTGTTTGCGCATGCCCGGATTCTACGGCGCTGCGCCGACCAGCGCGCCTGATGCGGATCAAGCCTGCAGCACAAACCCATCGGCATCGCGCAGCGCCGGGAAGCGCTGGCGATGGGCCAGCAGTTCCGCCGCCTGCAGGGTGGTGGTGGTGACCACTTCCCCATCCGTGCATTCGCTGAGCGGATGGCCCAGGAAGTCGATGACCGCGCTGTCGCCGCTGTAGTGCAGGCCATTGCCGTCGTTGCCAACGCGATTGACGCCCACCACGAAGCACAGGTTTTCGATGGCGCGCGCGCGCAGCAGGGCCTTCCACGGATGGCTGCGCACTGCCGGCCAGTTCGCCACGTACAGGGCCACGTCGTAATCAGCCTGTCCAGCTTGCGCGGCATCGAAGCGGTTGCGCGAGAACACCGGGAAGCGCAGGTCGTAACAAACCTGCAGCAGGATGCGCCAGCCTTTCAATGTCACCACGACGCGCTCGCCTCCAGCGGCGTAGCGCTCGTGCTCGCCGGCAAACGAGAACAGATGGCGCTTGTCGTACTGCGCAAGCGCGCCGTCCGGCATGGCGAACAGCATGCGGTTGAAGACATTGTCGTGAAGCGGGCCCTCCGCGTCGCGCAGCTGCACGCTGCCTGTGACCACGGCATCCAGCTTCGCCGCCTGCTCGCGCAGCCATGCCACCGTCGGCCCGTCCATGCCCTCGGCATTGCCGATGGCCTCGTTGGAAAAACCGCTGGTGAAGGTTTCCGGCAACACCACCAGATCGGTGGTGCCGCGCAGCGGTGCGATCAGCCCGGCGTAATACGCGCGATTCGCCGCCGGATCATGCCAGCGGGTGTCGCCCTGGACGATGGAGACGCGAAGGTTCTGCATGCGGAACTCCCTTCCCTGTTGACCCTGCCCCTGCAGGTGGCAGAGACATGCCGATTGTTCCAGCTTCACGCCCGGAATGTAATCCGGGCCGGGGTTCACGCCTTCGGCGGATCCGGCACGAATTTCAGCACGTTGCCGTTGATGCAATAGCGCTTGCCGGTCGGCGGCGGGCCATCATCGAAGACGTGGCCCAGATGGATGCCGGAACTGGCGCTGCGCACCTCGATCCGATGCATGCCGTGGCTGTCGTCCGAGACGAACTGCAGTGCCCCCTGCATCGGCTCGAAGAAGCTGGGCCAGCCGCAGGCGCTATCGAATTTGGCATCGCTGCGGAACAGCGCCGCGCCGCTGACCGGGTCGAAGTAGGTGCCCGGCCGCGCCTCGTTCAAATGCGCGCCGGTGCCAGGTAATTCGGTCCCGCTCTCGAACGCGATGCGCTGCTGCTCGGGGGTGAGCTGGTGGTAGCCCAACCATTGCCAGAATTTTTTCGCATCCCCGGCGTAACCGGTGAAGCGCGACACTTCTTTTCTACCCTTGAACAAGACAATCGTCGGCGTGGCCAGCAGCGGACCTGCCAGCGTCCAGCCGGTGGGCGGCTGCTGCGAGTGGGTGCGCACGAACGGCACATCCGCCTTCCAGCTTTTCAGTACGTCCGCCTCGAATCGCTCGCAGTAGGGGCAATCCTCGGCTTCGTAAACCACCAGCTGCGCCGCCGCATGCAAGGCCACCGCGTCCAGCGGCGGATAGGCGATGCCGCCGTCAGCGATGCCGTATTTCACGCCAGTGCCGCCCAGCCCGCAGTAACCGTCCGGGTTCTTCAGCAGATAGTCCTGATGGCTTTCCTCGGCCCGGCTGTAGTTGCGCAGCGGCAGGATCTCAGTGGTGATGGTGCCGAAGCCCGCGTGGGCCAGGTTCTGCTGGTAGATGTCGCGGCTTTGCTCCGCCAGCATCTTCTGCGCCGCCGTGGTGAAGTAAATCGCGCTTCGATAGTTGCTGCCGATGTCATTGCCCTGCCCGCCCTGCTGGGTGGGGTCGTGGTTTTCCCAGAACGCGGCCAGCAGCGTGGCCAGATCCAGCCGCCTGGGGTCATAACGCACCCGCACCACCTCGGCATGGTTGCGTGCATGGCTGCGACCGGCGCGGATCAACCGCTCTTCCTGCAACACGTCCTCGTAGCTGACCTTCGGCGCATCGCCGCCGGCGTAACCCACTTCCACTTCGGCCACGCCCGGCACCGCGCGCAAGCGCTTCTCCGCGCCCCAGAAACAGCCCATGCCGAAGTAGATGTCCTGCAAGTGTTGCGCATTCACTGGGGTTCCTCCCGTTGCGGTTGCCACCGGGCGCGCCTGCAACGCCCGCCATCCCAACAGCGCCGCAGCTGCAGTCAGCAGCAGCGCGAACAACAGGGCGATCGTCTTTTCAGTTCGCATGGCACCCTCCGGCGCGTTGGCGTCAAAGCTTGGACAGCCGTTCGATGGCGCGGTTCACCGTGTCCTCGTTTTTGGCGAAGCACAGTCGCAGCAACCGCTGGCCGGCCGGCGGCACGGCGTAAAACGGTGACAACGGGATGCCGGTGACGCCGTGTTCGGCAGTCAACCAGCGCGCGAACTCCAGGTCGGGCAGGTCGCTGACCGCCGAATAGTCCACCAGCTGGAAATAGCCGCCCGGCACCGGCAATGGCTTGAACCGGGTGGCGAGCAACTGCTGGCGAAAGCGATCGCGCTTGTCCTGATAAAACGCGCCGAGGCCCTCGTAATGACCGGGCTCGGCCTCGATCATCTCGGCGAACGCATGCTGCGCCGGGTTGAACGAGCAGAACACGTTGTACTGATGGACCTTGCGGAATTCCGCCGACAGCGCCGGCGGCGCGATGCAGTAGCCCAGTTTCCAGCCGGTGCAGTGATAGGTTTTGCCGAAACTGGAAATGACGAATGCACGTTCGCGCAGCTCCGGATACAGCAGCGCGGATTCATGGCGCGCGCCGTCGAACACGATGTGTTCGTACACCTCGTCGCTGAGCAGCCAGATATCGGTGCCGCGCAGCAGTTCCGTCAGCGTTTGCATGTCGGCGACCGTGAACATGGCGCCGGACGGGTTGTGCGGGCTGTTGATCATCAGCATCCGCGTGTTCGGGGTCATGGCCTTGCGCACCGCGTCCCAGTCCGGGGCAAAGGTGACGGGATCCAGCGGCACGTGCACGGCGACCGCACCGGCGAGCTCAATCGCCGGCTCGTAGCAGTCGTAGCACGGGTCGAGGACGATGACTTCCTCGCCGGCACGCACCATCGCGTGGATCGCATTGAAGATGGCCTCGGTGGCACCGCTGGTCACGGTGATTCCCGCATCCGCATCCGGGCGCCAGCCGTAGCAGCGTTCGGTCTTGGCCGCGATCGCCTGGCGCAGCGCGGGAATGCCGGTCATCGGCGCATATTGGTTGTGCCCCGCCTGCATCGCCCGGCCCAACGCCTCCACCAGCCGCGACGGCACCGGGAAATCGGGGAAGCCCTGGCCCAGGTTCACCGCGCCATGCTCCGCCGCCAGCTGCGACATCACGGTGAAAATGGTGGTGCCGACCTTCGGCAGCTTGGTTTTGATCTGCATTGCCTTGCCATGTCGCGAAATGTTTCCAAAGTGTACGGAAACCGGCTGCCAGCGGATGCAGCCGACCCGCGTACCGTTCGCCATGCCGGTAGAATCGGCGCCCGATGCCCGACATGCAGACTTCCGCCAGCCCCCTGCTCGCCGCGCGCGGGCTTGCCTTCCTGCGCGATGACACCCCGGTGTTCGGCCCGCTGGATTTCGCCGTCGATGGCGGCGAAGCGCTGCTGGTGCAAGGCAGCAACGGCGCCGGCAAGACCACCTTGTTGCGGGTTCTGGCCGGCTTGCTGCACGCCGACACAGGCACATTGGACATCGATGGCCGGCCTGCCCGGGCAGACCTGCGCGCTCGCTACATTGCCTATCTTGGCCACTTGCCTGGCCTGAAGGCCGATCTCTCGGCACTGCGCAACCTGCGCTACCTGTGCGGGCTGCACGGCCGCCGGCGCGCGCAAACGCCTGCGGCCGCGATGGCCATCGTCGGGCTTGC contains:
- a CDS encoding lipoate--protein ligase family protein, with product MSGRWTEFDWRLIHAGPQSPALHMALDEVITDEVAAGRRAPTLRVWEWGAPAVVIGRFQSLRNEVDAAGAQQHGIEVVRRITGGGAMFIEPGNTITYSLSAPEALVAGMSFEQSYAFMDAWVLDALRTLGIEAWYQPLNDIASRAGKIAGAAQMRRGKAVLHHVTMAYDIDAVKMLEVLRIGREKLSDKATQSANKRVDPLRSQTGLSREEVIARMIDTFRATCKLTDDSVRPHELVRAEALVQDKFSTAEWTAVVP
- a CDS encoding biotin--protein ligase, with protein sequence MRKHGEFKMPGGKLAVADVVIVDGRLAHVAVSGDFFLEPDSALDAINAALTGLRADADAAMLAQAVQAGLPPDTQMHGVSAGAVATAVRRAIDSEEGA
- a CDS encoding amidohydrolase, which gives rise to MQNLRVSIVQGDTRWHDPAANRAYYAGLIAPLRGTTDLVVLPETFTSGFSNEAIGNAEGMDGPTVAWLREQAAKLDAVVTGSVQLRDAEGPLHDNVFNRMLFAMPDGALAQYDKRHLFSFAGEHERYAAGGERVVVTLKGWRILLQVCYDLRFPVFSRNRFDAAQAGQADYDVALYVANWPAVRSHPWKALLRARAIENLCFVVGVNRVGNDGNGLHYSGDSAVIDFLGHPLSECTDGEVVTTTTLQAAELLAHRQRFPALRDADGFVLQA
- the msrA gene encoding peptide-methionine (S)-S-oxide reductase MsrA translates to MRTEKTIALLFALLLTAAAALLGWRALQARPVATATGGTPVNAQHLQDIYFGMGCFWGAEKRLRAVPGVAEVEVGYAGGDAPKVSYEDVLQEERLIRAGRSHARNHAEVVRVRYDPRRLDLATLLAAFWENHDPTQQGGQGNDIGSNYRSAIYFTTAAQKMLAEQSRDIYQQNLAHAGFGTITTEILPLRNYSRAEESHQDYLLKNPDGYCGLGGTGVKYGIADGGIAYPPLDAVALHAAAQLVVYEAEDCPYCERFEADVLKSWKADVPFVRTHSQQPPTGWTLAGPLLATPTIVLFKGRKEVSRFTGYAGDAKKFWQWLGYHQLTPEQQRIAFESGTELPGTGAHLNEARPGTYFDPVSGAALFRSDAKFDSACGWPSFFEPMQGALQFVSDDSHGMHRIEVRSASSGIHLGHVFDDGPPPTGKRYCINGNVLKFVPDPPKA
- a CDS encoding pyridoxal phosphate-dependent aminotransferase, with the translated sequence MQIKTKLPKVGTTIFTVMSQLAAEHGAVNLGQGFPDFPVPSRLVEALGRAMQAGHNQYAPMTGIPALRQAIAAKTERCYGWRPDADAGITVTSGATEAIFNAIHAMVRAGEEVIVLDPCYDCYEPAIELAGAVAVHVPLDPVTFAPDWDAVRKAMTPNTRMLMINSPHNPSGAMFTVADMQTLTELLRGTDIWLLSDEVYEHIVFDGARHESALLYPELRERAFVISSFGKTYHCTGWKLGYCIAPPALSAEFRKVHQYNVFCSFNPAQHAFAEMIEAEPGHYEGLGAFYQDKRDRFRQQLLATRFKPLPVPGGYFQLVDYSAVSDLPDLEFARWLTAEHGVTGIPLSPFYAVPPAGQRLLRLCFAKNEDTVNRAIERLSKL
- the ccmA gene encoding heme ABC exporter ATP-binding protein CcmA, which codes for MQTSASPLLAARGLAFLRDDTPVFGPLDFAVDGGEALLVQGSNGAGKTTLLRVLAGLLHADTGTLDIDGRPARADLRARYIAYLGHLPGLKADLSALRNLRYLCGLHGRRRAQTPAAAMAIVGLAGFEDAPLRTLSAGQKKRLGLARLWLSPAPLWLLDEPYANLDLEGITLVNRMVQAHLRGGGAALITTHGAYAAPPVRTRLLELAKAGT